In Setaria italica strain Yugu1 chromosome IX, Setaria_italica_v2.0, whole genome shotgun sequence, the genomic stretch ATTGCAGTACAACTTCTGACTTCAAATTGCTACTTCCTCCATCCAAATTATtgatcattttagcttttatagtgtatatttctagaaaaattaaaataacctacaatttggaacggaggaagtatagcTATGATATTGTCTTCGCACTACCAGCAAGCAGCACAGCTCGATCTCTCAGTAACAAAAATACGTAAGCGCCCGGCGAAGGCGTAAAGGCAAATAGTACAGAGTTTATTGCGGCACGCCGTGTCACCGGAGCTTGGGTAACGGATAacccgcccggccgccccttaaacccatgccgctcgtcgtcgtcgccgccgcctcggcggtcgcgccgcctccaccccgaCGAGTGGCTCCGTTCCTCTCTCTCCGCACTCCCAGGGCCGGAACCCTAGCCCTAACTGTCGCCCGCTGCTCTCCCTCCCCTTCGCCCCCGGCAGCTGCGGaggcgcctgcgccgccgcaggAGGCGAAGCGGAAGCCGCAGCGGTACCCGAAGCAGTACCCCGGCCAGGCGGTGGGCGTCGCCGAGGAGATGCGATTCGTCGCCATGCGCCTCCGCAACCGCAAGCGCACCACCATCAAGGACGAGCCGGGGGCGGAGGACGCGGACGCGGGGGCGGATGCGGATGCGTCGGCGTCGGAGGACGACGACAACGACGGCGACGATGGCGGGGTGAAGGAGGAGCACgagaaggaggaggacggcgagctCGTGGAAGGGGAGTGGATGCCTAGCATGGAGGGGTTCGTGCTGTACCTGGTGGACAGCAAGCTTGTCTTCGACACCATCGAGCGGGTCGTCGCCGAGTCCACCGATGTCGCCTGTGAGTCACAATTTTTCTTCCTCGTTCTCTGCTCCTAGTTCAATTTTTGACAATTCGTGTTCTGGAGCGACAGCGTGATTTCCGCGATTAGAATTTCTGTCGCTGAGTGGATTTGTAGCTGTGATTCACTGATTTGAGGTATATGCTGGTTGCATTGGGATAATGGTATGTTTACTGGTACATTGATGTGATAAGATTGTGTCATTATCTATCGAGAAATACTGCTAGTCAAATATATGTTCTGTTTAGGATGAATTCGGAGCAGATACAAATGGGTAACTCTCATCCCATATGGCCATATCTTATCTTGCATTTTTCCTCAATACCGTGATAGTGCGGGGTATAAATACGAATGCTTAGTGCCAATCACAAATACAGAGCTAAAatacatgatgatgataattCAAATGATAGTCTCCATCACAAATGTAGATTGTCTCAACTTTCAACAATGAATAGTTATCCGAATATTGATTGAAAACAACAGCTATATATATCGCTATGTGATAACATTCAAATATCCCACATGGCACATGCCCAGAATGCTACCACATGATAATTTTAACAAGCAATATAGGGGCATAGGGTGACCAGTCGGTGATAGCGCCATATTTTTTAACAAGACTCGGAAGTTCTATAAGCAATCAACTGAATGATTTAGTATTATAACctgttgcttttcttttttataggAACTTATTACCGTTCCAATGTAGTTGTCCATACCTCTATACATGTTAGAGCCACACTATAGCCCACGGGTGTTGGGGGAGTTGCTAGATTGGTGGCACATGGACTGGATAGTATCCGGATCCTATATGATGTATTTCCTGGATAGCTCAGATCTTGTGCCTTTCCCTATGTCTGGTGGACTATCTGACTTCTACTACGAAATCTAAGGGAAAATGTTCAacatcctttttctttcttttgctcTGATTCTATTTGAGCCTTTCGGATGAGCAGATGGCTGGGAACTATCTTGTCCCTTTTGCACTTCTAGTTGTATTAGGTTTTACTGTAcattttctcttttcacgagagGAATGTGATAAGGTACCTTTGGCATGGCGGAAATGCAGATATTTGA encodes the following:
- the LOC101766362 gene encoding probable inactive heme oxygenase 2, chloroplastic is translated as MPLVVVAAASAVAPPPPRRVAPFLSLRTPRAGTLALTVARCSPSPSPPAAAEAPAPPQEAKRKPQRYPKQYPGQAVGVAEEMRFVAMRLRNRKRTTIKDEPGAEDADAGADADASASEDDDNDGDDGGVKEEHEKEEDGELVEGEWMPSMEGFVLYLVDSKLVFDTIERVVAESTDVAYVYFRKSGLERSASISKDLEWFREQGVEIPEPSTLGSTYATYLTELAESNAPAFLSHYYNIYFAHVTGGVAIGNKIRDKILDGRELEFCKWDTDAELLLKDAREKLNELSKHWTRKDRNLCLKEAAKCFQYLGKIVRLIIS